The following is a genomic window from Clostridium fungisolvens.
ATATAATTCTAGCTGCAAACTACTTATCATTTTTTATAATCGGACTATTTTCAAAAAGCAAAGCAAGCCCTAGAAAGTTAAATTTTAACCCGGCACCTAAAAATATTAATATAGGCGAAGCTTTTAAAGCATCTATTAATGATGGAATAAATGGCACTCTGATGGTAGGAGGCTATGTAATCATTTTTGCTGTATTAATCGCCATAATAAAAAATAATGCTATTGCAAGCATTATTTCTAACAGTATATCCAATATGAACCTAAACAACGAATTGTTATCAGCTTTATTTTTAGGTAGTCTAGACTTAACTAATGGATGTTATATTATAACAAGTAGTTCTTTATCTATAACAATAAAATTATGCCTCATAAGCTTTTTTTGCTGCTTTGGAGGATTTTCAATTATTGCACAAACACATGCTTTTTTTTACAAATATGATATCTCTGTAAAAAAGTACTTTATTATTAAATTCTTGCAAGGATTGATAGGCGTAATCGTTACATTCCTTCTATGTACTATATTCATCACCACTATACCTACATTCAGCACAAATAATACGGTTGGTCTCTACAACCAAATTTGGCTGCCATACTTAATATTTATGATAATAACAATAATTTGCCTAAGTATAAAAAAATTATTTAATGCTGCGTAGTTCCTTAATATTTTCCCTTATTGTAACAGCTGTTTTGTTCATATCATCATTCATATTAGTGGCCAAGGTTTCTACGTTAGTCTTAATTATGTTCAAAATTTCATTTGTTTTAACTTCTATTTCTTTTTCAAGTTGACTAAGTATTTCATCGGCATAATCTCTTGCACCTATTCTAATAGCTTTAGCTTCTCTTTGAGCTGAAGCTATTACTTCTTGTGCTCTAATATTTGCTTCTTTTACTATATCATGATTTTCGACCTGCTTTTTTAGAAGATCCATAGTCTGTTTTTTGACAGACTCATATTCTTTTTGTGCTTCTCCTAAAATTCTCTCTCTCTCTGTCATAACCCATTGAGCTTTCTTAAATTCATCTGGTAAGTAATTTATCACTTGATCTACAACTTCTAGTACTTCCTTCTTATCAACAACAACTTTACCAGTTATAGGAACCTTTGCTGCACTTTCAACAATATCTTGAAGATATTCAAGGAGCTCAATAACATTAACTTCCATCTTACTCACCCTTATTCCCCCTTTATTCTACTTATAATATCAACGATGATCTCATCTGGAACCAATTCACGAATACAACCTCCGAATTTAGCAACTTGCTTTACAGCTGAACTACTCAAATATGAGTACTGTGCATTAGTCATCATAAAAACAGTCTCTATCTCCGGATCTAATTTATTGTTCATCAATGCCATTTGAAATTCGTACTCAAAATCAGAAACTGCTCTCAATCCTTTTAAGATTACAGTAGCTTTCTTTTGTCTCATAAAATCCACTAAAAGACCATTAAAAAATTCAACTTTTACATTTGGAAAGTCTTTTGTAACTCTCTTTATTAATTCAACTCTTTCATCTATCTTGAATAAGCCCTTTTTATCAACATTAACTAGTACGAC
Proteins encoded in this region:
- a CDS encoding ATPase, with the protein product MSKMEVNVIELLEYLQDIVESAAKVPITGKVVVDKKEVLEVVDQVINYLPDEFKKAQWVMTERERILGEAQKEYESVKKQTMDLLKKQVENHDIVKEANIRAQEVIASAQREAKAIRIGARDYADEILSQLEKEIEVKTNEILNIIKTNVETLATNMNDDMNKTAVTIRENIKELRSIK
- the coaD gene encoding pantetheine-phosphate adenylyltransferase, translated to MKIAVYPGSFDPITNGHLDIIARGAKVFDEVIVVVLVNVDKKGLFKIDERVELIKRVTKDFPNVKVEFFNGLLVDFMRQKKATVILKGLRAVSDFEYEFQMALMNNKLDPEIETVFMMTNAQYSYLSSSAVKQVAKFGGCIRELVPDEIIVDIISRIKGE
- the ylbJ gene encoding sporulation integral membrane protein YlbJ, with the translated sequence MYSIFLLLIASALLVFMLLKLNFNRTSTFVTLSLTILILYFVVNPRSCMEAALQGAQLFIKAILPSLFPFMVICNLLIAFDGISIYSKLLGPILCRPLRLSKNCSFAIVASMLCGYPLGAKYSSELYDNGYIDELEFKRLLNIASNAGPIFILGSVASSMLNNIYYGYIILAANYLSFFIIGLFSKSKASPRKLNFNPAPKNINIGEAFKASINDGINGTLMVGGYVIIFAVLIAIIKNNAIASIISNSISNMNLNNELLSALFLGSLDLTNGCYIITSSSLSITIKLCLISFFCCFGGFSIIAQTHAFFYKYDISVKKYFIIKFLQGLIGVIVTFLLCTIFITTIPTFSTNNTVGLYNQIWLPYLIFMIITIICLSIKKLFNAA